In one window of Syngnathus scovelli strain Florida chromosome 20, RoL_Ssco_1.2, whole genome shotgun sequence DNA:
- the cdk19 gene encoding cyclin-dependent kinase 19 isoform X1: protein MDYDFKTKLAAERERVEDLFEYEGCKVGRGTYGHVYKAKRKDGIDEKEYALKQIEGTGISMSACREIALLRELKHPNVIALQKVFLSHSDRKVSLLLDYAEHDLWHIIKFHRASKANKKPMQLPRGMVKSLLYQILDGIHYLHANWVLHRDLKPANILVMGEGPERGRVKIADMGFARLFNSPLKPLADLDPVVVTFWYRAPELLLGARHYTKAIDIWAIGCIFAELLTSEPIFHCRQEDIKTSNPFHHDQLDRIFSVMGYPADKDWEDIRKMPEYPTLQKDFRRTTYANSSLIKYMEKHKVKPDSKVFLLLQKLLTMDPTKRITSEQALQDPYFLEDPLPTTDVFAGCQIPYPKREFLNEDEPEEKAEKNQTQQHQQTTGQTQTQNQQQTAAQQAPSQQNSTQTNGTSGATGANAGGGLHGQDQGPPNKKTRIGPSGTSSGTGVHQSEYQHSTSRLGYQSNVQGSNQPQSTMGYTSSSQQSSQYSHQTHRY from the exons ATGGATTACGACTTCAAAACAAAGCTGGCtgccgagagagagagagtagaaGATCTTTTCGAATATGAAGGTTGCAAAGTGGGTCGAGGCACCTACGGGCACGTTTATAAAGCTAAGCGCAAAGACGG GATAGATGAGAAGGAATATGCACTGAAACAGATAGAAGGCACTGGAATTTCAATGTCCGCGTGCAGAGAAATTGCT CTGTTGCGGGAATTGAAACATCCTAACGTGATTGCCCTGCAGAAAGTGTTCCTGTCCCACAGTGACCGAAAGGTTTCGCTCCTGTTAGACTATGCCGAACATGACCTTTGG CATATTATCAAGTTCCACCGTGCCTCCAAGGCCAACAAAAAGCCCATGCAGCTGCCCCGAGGGATGGTGAAGTCTCTCCTGTATCAGATTCTGGATGGGATCCATTACCTCCACGCCAACTGGGTCCTCCACAGGGATCTG aaACCAGCTAACATCTTGGTAATGGGAGAAGGACCAGAACGAGGAAGAGTTAAAATTG cTGACATGGGTTTCGCAAGACTCTTCAACTCTCCCCTCAAGCCACTGGCCGACCTCGACCCTGTGGTGGTGACCTTTTGGTACAGGGCTCCTGAGCTACTGTTGGGGGCCCGCCACTACACCAAAGCTATTG ATATCTGGGCCATTGGGTGCATCTTCGCAGAGCTGCTAACGTCAGAGCCAATTTTTCATTGTCGCCAGGAAGACATCAAGACCAGTAACCCTTTTCATCATGACCAGCTGGACAGGATATTCAGCGTGATGGGTTACCCTGCAG ATAAAGACTGGGAAGACATCCGGAAGATGCCTGAATATCCAACACTTCAGAAAGACTTCAGAAGAACAAC ataTGCAAACAGCAGCTTGATCAAATACATGGAGAAACACAAAGTCAAACCAGATAGCAAAGTCTTCCTGTTG CTCCAGAAACTCCTCACCATGGACCCGACTAAAAGAATCACATCAGAGCAAGCACTGCAGGATCCCTACTTCCTCGAGGACCCATTACCAACCACTGa TGTGTTTGCTGGATGCCAGATCCCATACCCAAAGAGAGAGTTTCTCAATGAAGACGAACCAGAGGAGAAAGCAGAAAAG AACCAGACGCAACAGCACCAGCAGACAACAGGCCAAACTCAAACGCAGAACCAGCAACAAACGGCAGCCCAACAGGCCCCATCTCAGCAGAACTCAACACAAACCAATGGCACATCCGGAGCCACGGGAGCCAATGCTGGCGGAGGCTTACATGGACAGGACCAGGGTCCTCCCAATAAAAAAACCCGCATTGGACCCTCTGGTACCTCTTCAGGTACTGGGGTGCATCAGTCAGAGTACCAG CACTCCACCTCCCGCCTTGGTTACCAAAGCAATGTCCAAGGTTCTAATCAGCCGCAGAGCACCATGGGGTACACGTCATCATCTCAACAGAGCTCCCAGTATTCCCACCAGACTCATCGTTACTGA
- the cdk19 gene encoding cyclin-dependent kinase 19 isoform X2 → MSACREIALLRELKHPNVIALQKVFLSHSDRKVSLLLDYAEHDLWHIIKFHRASKANKKPMQLPRGMVKSLLYQILDGIHYLHANWVLHRDLKPANILVMGEGPERGRVKIADMGFARLFNSPLKPLADLDPVVVTFWYRAPELLLGARHYTKAIDIWAIGCIFAELLTSEPIFHCRQEDIKTSNPFHHDQLDRIFSVMGYPADKDWEDIRKMPEYPTLQKDFRRTTYANSSLIKYMEKHKVKPDSKVFLLLQKLLTMDPTKRITSEQALQDPYFLEDPLPTTDVFAGCQIPYPKREFLNEDEPEEKAEKNQTQQHQQTTGQTQTQNQQQTAAQQAPSQQNSTQTNGTSGATGANAGGGLHGQDQGPPNKKTRIGPSGTSSGTGVHQSEYQHSTSRLGYQSNVQGSNQPQSTMGYTSSSQQSSQYSHQTHRY, encoded by the exons ATGTCCGCGTGCAGAGAAATTGCT CTGTTGCGGGAATTGAAACATCCTAACGTGATTGCCCTGCAGAAAGTGTTCCTGTCCCACAGTGACCGAAAGGTTTCGCTCCTGTTAGACTATGCCGAACATGACCTTTGG CATATTATCAAGTTCCACCGTGCCTCCAAGGCCAACAAAAAGCCCATGCAGCTGCCCCGAGGGATGGTGAAGTCTCTCCTGTATCAGATTCTGGATGGGATCCATTACCTCCACGCCAACTGGGTCCTCCACAGGGATCTG aaACCAGCTAACATCTTGGTAATGGGAGAAGGACCAGAACGAGGAAGAGTTAAAATTG cTGACATGGGTTTCGCAAGACTCTTCAACTCTCCCCTCAAGCCACTGGCCGACCTCGACCCTGTGGTGGTGACCTTTTGGTACAGGGCTCCTGAGCTACTGTTGGGGGCCCGCCACTACACCAAAGCTATTG ATATCTGGGCCATTGGGTGCATCTTCGCAGAGCTGCTAACGTCAGAGCCAATTTTTCATTGTCGCCAGGAAGACATCAAGACCAGTAACCCTTTTCATCATGACCAGCTGGACAGGATATTCAGCGTGATGGGTTACCCTGCAG ATAAAGACTGGGAAGACATCCGGAAGATGCCTGAATATCCAACACTTCAGAAAGACTTCAGAAGAACAAC ataTGCAAACAGCAGCTTGATCAAATACATGGAGAAACACAAAGTCAAACCAGATAGCAAAGTCTTCCTGTTG CTCCAGAAACTCCTCACCATGGACCCGACTAAAAGAATCACATCAGAGCAAGCACTGCAGGATCCCTACTTCCTCGAGGACCCATTACCAACCACTGa TGTGTTTGCTGGATGCCAGATCCCATACCCAAAGAGAGAGTTTCTCAATGAAGACGAACCAGAGGAGAAAGCAGAAAAG AACCAGACGCAACAGCACCAGCAGACAACAGGCCAAACTCAAACGCAGAACCAGCAACAAACGGCAGCCCAACAGGCCCCATCTCAGCAGAACTCAACACAAACCAATGGCACATCCGGAGCCACGGGAGCCAATGCTGGCGGAGGCTTACATGGACAGGACCAGGGTCCTCCCAATAAAAAAACCCGCATTGGACCCTCTGGTACCTCTTCAGGTACTGGGGTGCATCAGTCAGAGTACCAG CACTCCACCTCCCGCCTTGGTTACCAAAGCAATGTCCAAGGTTCTAATCAGCCGCAGAGCACCATGGGGTACACGTCATCATCTCAACAGAGCTCCCAGTATTCCCACCAGACTCATCGTTACTGA